TTTAATCTCAGTCTGCCAAAGAGTGTATTTACTCTCGATGCGGCAGTTGATGCAGCCCTGTCTATTTTGCAGAAAGGAGATGATTCTTGATGCAAAATATTATTATTGGTCAATACGTCCCAGGTCAATCCTTCATCCATAAACTTGATCCAAGAGCGAAGTTGCTAACGGCGTTTCTATTTGTTATTATCGTTTTCTTGGCTAACAATTGGATTACCTACGCATTACTTGGTGGTTTTACACTTCTAGCGATCCTGGTATCCAAATTACCATTGCGCTATATCTATAATGGTTTAAAACCAATTTTACTTGTTATCATTTTAACGTTTCTTCTTCATGTGTTTTTAACGAAAGAGGGACCGCTGCTGTTTGATTTTGGTTTTCTTGAAGTTTATGAAGGTGGCTTGAAGCAAGGTGTATTTATTTCACTCCGGCTATTGTTTTTAATCATGATTACTTCCTTGTTAACTCTGACGACAACGCCTATTGATATTACAGTAGGTATTGAAACGTTACTTGGACCTATGAAAAAAATTGGTCTTCCTGTTCATGAGTTTGCTCTCATGATGTCTATTGCTCTTCGGTTTATTCCGACGCTTCTGGAAGAAACTGAGAAGATTATGAAAGCACAATCTGCACGAGGTGCGCAATTTTCTAGTGGACCAATTAAAGAACGATTGAAAAGTATTGTTCCTCTGCTAGTACCTCTCTTTGTAAGTGCATTTAAGCGTGCTGAAGATCTTGCTATGGCAATGGAGGCTAGAGGATATCGTGGGGGAGAAGGAAGAACTAGCATCCGATTACTGAAGTGGTCAGGAAAAGATACAGCCTTATTTCTTATCCTCCTCCTTCTATGTGTTAGTTTGCTGCTTCTAAGAAGTTAGGGGAGAATGTGATGCAACGAATAAAAATGACCCTCTCTTATGACGGGACGGCTTTTAATGGTTATCAAATTCAGCCAAATGGCCGCACAGTTCAAGAGGAAGTGCAGTGCGCCCTGAAGCAGATGCATAAAGGCGCCTCTATTCCGATTACCGGATCAGGAAGAACGGATGCTCGGGTGCATGCTCACGGGCAGATTATTCATTTTGACACCCCGCTTTCGATTCCTTCTGAAAATTGGACACGGGCATTAAACGCTCAGCTCCCACAGGATGTGAGGGTTTTACACACTGAAACCGCTCCTAGCGATTTCCATGCGAGGTATGATGTCGTTCGCAAAACCTATCAATATCGAGTGCATAATCGTGCAGCTTCAGATGTTTTTAGAAGAAACTATGCCGTACATGAACCTCATCCGCTCAATGTTAAAGAGATGAGGCGTGCAGCCGCTCACCTCATTGGGGAGCATGACTTTACATCCTTTTGTGCTAGTAAGACTGATGTGAAGAATAAAGTGAGGACCATCTACCGAATAGAAATTGAGCGAATTCAGGATGAACTCGTTTTTACCTTTGAAGGAAGCGGCTTCCTATACAATATGGTTCGCATTTTAATGGGGACATTCCTTGAGATAGGGAGAGGGCGGCGCTCAGCGAATGAAATGGTGTCCATTTTAGAAGCAAAGGATCGAAACACAGCGGGAAAGACGGCACCACCACATGGGCTTTATTTATTGGAAGTCTCTTATAGGTAAAAAAGGAAAGAAAGTTACCAAACACTTGACATTTTCGCCCCAGTATTATAAGATATTCTTTGGTATTTCTACATCCACTTGCCCCGGATTTAGAAATCTGACTGACAACTGACAATGAAAATTCTGTGCTAGTTTTAAAATAAATTGGATTGATTTTAGGAGGGAAACTCATGCGTACAACATTTATGGCTAAAGGCCACGAAGTAGAACGTAAATGGTACATCGTTGACGCTGAAGGTCAAACACTTGGCCGTCTAGCAAGTGAAGTAGCAGCGATCCTGCGCGGTAAAAACAAAGTAACTTTCACACCTCACGTTGACACTGGTGATCATGTGATCATCCTTAACGCTGAGAAAATTGAACTAACTGGTAACAAACTTAATGACAAGATGTACTACCGTCAT
The Pseudalkalibacillus hwajinpoensis genome window above contains:
- a CDS encoding energy-coupling factor transporter transmembrane component T family protein encodes the protein MMQNIIIGQYVPGQSFIHKLDPRAKLLTAFLFVIIVFLANNWITYALLGGFTLLAILVSKLPLRYIYNGLKPILLVIILTFLLHVFLTKEGPLLFDFGFLEVYEGGLKQGVFISLRLLFLIMITSLLTLTTTPIDITVGIETLLGPMKKIGLPVHEFALMMSIALRFIPTLLEETEKIMKAQSARGAQFSSGPIKERLKSIVPLLVPLFVSAFKRAEDLAMAMEARGYRGGEGRTSIRLLKWSGKDTALFLILLLLCVSLLLLRS
- the truA gene encoding tRNA pseudouridine(38-40) synthase TruA, with the translated sequence MQRIKMTLSYDGTAFNGYQIQPNGRTVQEEVQCALKQMHKGASIPITGSGRTDARVHAHGQIIHFDTPLSIPSENWTRALNAQLPQDVRVLHTETAPSDFHARYDVVRKTYQYRVHNRAASDVFRRNYAVHEPHPLNVKEMRRAAAHLIGEHDFTSFCASKTDVKNKVRTIYRIEIERIQDELVFTFEGSGFLYNMVRILMGTFLEIGRGRRSANEMVSILEAKDRNTAGKTAPPHGLYLLEVSYR
- the rplM gene encoding 50S ribosomal protein L13 — encoded protein: MRTTFMAKGHEVERKWYIVDAEGQTLGRLASEVAAILRGKNKVTFTPHVDTGDHVIILNAEKIELTGNKLNDKMYYRHSGHPGGLKSRNALEMRTNRSEQMLELAIKGMLPKNSLGRQMIKKLHVFAGSEHNHQAQQPEKYELRG